A window from Streptomyces sp. NBC_00271 encodes these proteins:
- a CDS encoding SAM-dependent methyltransferase: protein MTPDIPIPSRFHTATAHPARVYDWLLGGKDNYPVDEAVGEKLPPEARDAARQNRQFMHRAAAWLAAQGIDQFLDIGTGIPTRPNLHQIVQQITPTAKVVYTDNDPIVLRHAEALLISHPEGVTDYIEADVRQPDSILERARAVLDFNRPIALSLIALMHFITDEQDAHGIVRGLVATLPPGSHLVLSHAASDLYPELAEQVTAEYAKGGIRLGFRTRPEVTRFFDGLDLLDPGLVTAPEWFKTAPAPAPEGSGIYTGVARVP from the coding sequence ATGACGCCCGACATACCCATCCCCTCGCGTTTCCACACGGCCACGGCGCATCCCGCCAGGGTCTATGACTGGCTCCTGGGTGGCAAGGACAACTACCCCGTCGACGAGGCAGTGGGCGAGAAGCTACCGCCCGAAGCACGTGACGCGGCCCGGCAGAACCGTCAGTTCATGCACCGGGCGGCCGCCTGGCTCGCCGCACAGGGCATCGATCAGTTCCTCGACATCGGCACCGGCATCCCCACCCGGCCGAATCTGCACCAGATCGTCCAACAGATCACGCCGACGGCGAAGGTCGTCTATACCGACAACGACCCGATCGTGCTGCGGCATGCGGAAGCCCTGCTGATCAGCCATCCCGAAGGGGTCACGGACTACATCGAGGCCGATGTACGGCAGCCGGACTCCATCCTCGAACGCGCCCGCGCCGTACTGGACTTCAACCGCCCGATCGCACTGTCCTTGATCGCACTGATGCACTTCATCACGGACGAGCAGGACGCCCACGGCATCGTCCGCGGCCTGGTCGCCACCCTGCCGCCAGGCAGTCACCTCGTGCTGTCGCACGCCGCCTCCGACCTCTACCCGGAACTGGCGGAACAGGTCACCGCCGAATACGCCAAGGGCGGCATCCGCCTCGGCTTCCGCACCCGCCCGGAAGTCACCCGCTTCTTCGACGGCCTGGACCTTCTCGACCCAGGCCTGGTCACCGCCCCCGAGTGGTTCAAGACGGCCCCCGCTCCCGCACCCGAGGGCAGCGGTATCTACACCGGAGTGGCACGCGTCCCCTGA
- a CDS encoding RNA polymerase sigma factor: MQLPPGEDCGRPPPEGFETFFMHYEPRLRRYLYTLGARDSLLEDAAQMTLEEAFRSWPSLQDHPRQDAWLFKVARQRYAKAYKEHLKLGDLTDPVLFDRLHQDDATAGCDRRLDLLAMLRRLPEQQCEAVVLRRFFDLSYDAIAEAMGVRPSSARSLVSRALARLAQMQDEDKEEGGCT, translated from the coding sequence GTGCAACTTCCCCCGGGTGAGGACTGCGGGAGGCCGCCTCCAGAAGGGTTCGAGACGTTCTTCATGCATTATGAGCCTCGGCTGCGCCGTTACCTCTACACCCTCGGGGCGCGCGACAGCCTTCTCGAGGACGCGGCCCAGATGACCCTGGAGGAAGCGTTCCGCTCCTGGCCGAGCCTGCAGGATCATCCCCGGCAGGACGCGTGGCTGTTCAAAGTGGCTCGGCAGCGCTACGCCAAGGCCTACAAAGAGCATCTGAAGCTCGGGGATCTGACCGACCCGGTCCTCTTCGACCGCCTGCACCAAGACGACGCGACGGCCGGCTGCGACCGGCGGCTGGACCTGCTGGCCATGCTGCGCCGACTTCCTGAACAGCAGTGCGAAGCCGTGGTGCTGCGCCGGTTCTTCGATCTGTCTTATGACGCGATAGCTGAGGCCATGGGAGTGCGGCCCAGCTCGGCACGCTCTCTTGTCTCGCGTGCACTGGCCCGACTCGCCCAGATGCAAGACGAAGACAAAGAGGAAGGGGGATGCACATGA
- a CDS encoding ECF subfamily RNA polymerase sigma factor, BldN family, with translation MSVEERLGQAHRALEEMWSDEAATDDRLHRFLARSGAPQHTGAAAEVLPASETAAHARTDAHASRDLPAPRQAATRTLCATGSRVPSAQNTHRTHTFGAGSGSAGPAEEPGVDTARRLAADSDSARMMDLVERAQAGEADAFGRLYDQYSDTVYRYIYYRVGGKATAEDLTSETFLRALRRIGTFTWQGRDFGAWLVTIARNLVADHFKSSRFRLEVTTGEMLDANEVERSPEDSVLESLSDTLLLDAVRRLSPQQQECATLRFLQGLSVAETARVMGKNEGAVRALQYRAVRGLERFLGDKRE, from the coding sequence ATGAGTGTCGAAGAACGTCTCGGGCAGGCGCACCGCGCACTCGAGGAGATGTGGTCCGACGAGGCGGCAACCGACGATCGCCTGCACCGTTTCCTGGCCCGCAGCGGCGCGCCGCAGCACACCGGCGCCGCTGCTGAGGTCCTGCCTGCCTCTGAAACGGCAGCACATGCCCGCACGGACGCGCACGCCAGCCGTGACCTGCCAGCCCCCCGCCAGGCAGCGACCCGTACCCTGTGCGCGACCGGATCCCGCGTGCCCTCAGCCCAGAACACGCACCGGACGCACACCTTTGGAGCGGGCAGCGGCTCCGCCGGCCCCGCCGAAGAACCCGGCGTGGACACCGCACGCCGCCTGGCTGCAGACAGCGACAGCGCCCGGATGATGGACCTCGTGGAGCGCGCCCAGGCCGGCGAGGCCGACGCCTTCGGCCGTCTCTACGACCAGTACAGCGACACCGTGTACCGCTACATCTACTACCGCGTCGGCGGCAAGGCGACCGCCGAGGACCTCACCAGTGAGACGTTCCTGCGCGCCCTGCGCCGCATCGGAACGTTCACCTGGCAGGGCCGCGACTTCGGCGCCTGGCTGGTCACCATCGCCCGCAACCTGGTTGCGGACCACTTCAAATCGAGCCGATTCCGACTCGAAGTGACCACCGGCGAAATGCTCGACGCGAACGAGGTCGAGCGAAGCCCCGAGGACTCCGTCCTGGAGTCACTGTCGGACACGCTGCTGCTCGACGCCGTACGGCGCCTGAGCCCGCAGCAGCAGGAGTGCGCGACTCTGCGCTTCCTCCAGGGGCTTTCCGTCGCGGAGACCGCCCGCGTGATGGGCAAGAACGAGGGTGCGGTCAGGGCCCTTCAGTACCGGGCCGTGCGCGGCCTGGAGCGGTTTCTGGGTGACAAGAGGGAGTGA
- a CDS encoding erythromycin esterase family protein: MATDIKDTAHALEAATVMRLLPTRPRLLALGEPTHGEDTLLDLRNELFRQLVEQDGYRTIAIESDCLMGLVVDDYVTSGTGTLDQVMEHGFSHGWGTSSANRELVRWIRAYNDGRPAPELLRFAGFDGPLEITGAASPRQALTALHGYLSTRVDADLLPCTGETLDRLLGTDDRWTDPAAMMDPAQSVGQSAEASRLRLLADDLVALLDAQAPHLMRANPRDDWERARLYGRTATGLLRYHYWMAHTSPSRMTRLVGLRDQMMADNLLALAERGPALIHAHNGHLQRAKSTMRMGGMPLEWWSAGALVSARLGEEYAFVATALGTIRHQGVDTPPPDTVEGLLYALPEDRCVIDAPRLATALGDTPPAPRVSPWFGYSPLDPTHLADSDGIVFVKDVPQI, from the coding sequence ATGGCCACTGACATCAAGGACACCGCCCATGCCCTCGAGGCTGCCACCGTCATGAGGCTGCTCCCGACCCGGCCTCGGCTGCTCGCCCTGGGCGAGCCCACCCACGGCGAGGACACTCTGCTCGACCTGCGCAACGAGCTGTTCCGGCAGCTCGTCGAGCAGGACGGCTACCGGACGATCGCGATCGAGAGCGACTGCCTGATGGGCCTGGTCGTCGACGACTACGTCACCTCGGGAACGGGCACTCTCGACCAGGTCATGGAGCACGGATTCAGCCACGGTTGGGGCACCTCCTCGGCCAACCGCGAACTCGTGCGCTGGATACGGGCCTACAACGACGGCCGGCCCGCGCCCGAACTGCTCCGCTTCGCCGGTTTCGACGGCCCGCTGGAGATCACCGGCGCCGCGAGCCCCCGGCAGGCCCTCACCGCACTCCACGGCTACCTCTCGACCCGGGTGGACGCGGACCTGCTCCCTTGCACCGGGGAAACTCTCGACCGCCTGCTCGGCACCGACGACCGCTGGACCGACCCCGCCGCGATGATGGACCCGGCCCAGTCCGTGGGGCAGTCGGCCGAGGCCAGTCGGCTGCGGCTGCTCGCCGACGATCTGGTGGCGCTGCTCGACGCGCAGGCGCCACACCTGATGAGGGCGAACCCGCGGGACGACTGGGAACGGGCGCGCCTGTACGGGCGTACCGCCACCGGCCTGCTGCGCTACCACTACTGGATGGCCCACACCTCGCCGAGCCGCATGACACGGCTGGTGGGCCTGCGGGACCAGATGATGGCCGACAACCTCCTCGCTCTCGCCGAACGGGGCCCGGCACTCATCCACGCCCACAACGGCCATCTCCAGCGGGCCAAGAGCACGATGCGGATGGGTGGGATGCCGCTGGAGTGGTGGAGCGCCGGTGCGCTGGTGAGTGCCCGGCTCGGCGAGGAGTACGCCTTCGTGGCCACGGCCCTCGGCACGATCCGGCACCAGGGAGTGGACACCCCGCCGCCGGACACCGTCGAGGGACTCCTGTACGCGCTCCCGGAGGACCGCTGCGTCATCGACGCCCCGCGGCTGGCCACCGCCCTCGGCGACACGCCGCCCGCGCCCCGCGTGTCCCCCTGGTTCGGCTACTCCCCGCTAGATCCGACCCACTTGGCGGACAGCGACGGAATCGTGTTCGTCAAGGACGTCCCACAGATCTGA
- a CDS encoding TioE family transcriptional regulator — protein sequence MGRNLQSGERLRPVDLARVHGLSTQAVRNYEEAGILPVAGRTPHGYRTYTSLHAGALRAFLALVPGHGHQTAASIMRAVNQGAVDEALRLIDESHTQLLDDRRSLQAVERALRGLESTATSEPNAVSGPAGRFIGPLAGELGIRPATLRKWERAGLVRPRRDPRTGYRVYDEADMRDARLARQLRRGGYLLEQIAPLIAQVRTAGGPEPLEATLRDWHGRLSARGRAMLAGAAELEAYLRERG from the coding sequence ATGGGGCGAAACCTTCAAAGCGGTGAGCGGCTCAGGCCGGTTGATCTGGCGCGCGTGCACGGTCTGTCCACGCAGGCGGTCAGGAACTACGAGGAGGCCGGCATCCTTCCGGTCGCCGGCCGCACTCCCCACGGCTACCGCACGTATACCTCGCTGCACGCGGGGGCCCTGCGCGCGTTCCTCGCCCTGGTGCCCGGTCACGGCCACCAGACGGCGGCGTCGATCATGCGGGCGGTGAATCAGGGCGCGGTCGATGAGGCGCTGCGCCTCATCGACGAGAGCCACACGCAGCTCCTCGACGACCGGCGATCCCTCCAGGCCGTGGAGCGCGCCCTCCGCGGCCTGGAGTCCACTGCGACGTCCGAGCCCAACGCGGTGTCAGGGCCTGCCGGCAGGTTCATCGGGCCGCTGGCGGGGGAGCTCGGCATCCGGCCCGCGACGCTGCGCAAGTGGGAGCGCGCCGGGCTGGTACGCCCGCGCCGTGACCCGCGGACCGGCTACCGCGTCTACGACGAGGCCGACATGCGGGACGCCCGGCTGGCACGTCAACTCAGGCGGGGCGGTTACCTGTTGGAGCAGATCGCCCCGCTGATCGCCCAGGTGCGGACGGCCGGCGGGCCGGAGCCGCTGGAGGCCACCCTGCGCGACTGGCACGGTCGGCTGTCCGCCCGCGGGCGCGCGATGCTGGCCGGGGCCGCCGAGCTGGAGGCGTACCTCCGCGAGCGCGGATGA
- a CDS encoding SAM-dependent methyltransferase, with protein MSQDGFRTEEIDTSRPHPARIYNYLLGGTANYEVDQQAGDRLASAAPEVRIGVRANRAFLQRAVRYVVSSGVRQILDVGTGLPTAPNVHETAQEVAPDVRVAYVDNDPIVKAHGDALLSRSGATSIVLADLRDPGAIIDHPDVRRVIDFDEPVALLLVAILHFITEAEKPDQAVAALRDALPVGSFLVLSHATGDFADRSEAQAVYNNATATMNLRTHAEVERFFDGFELVEPGLAQVPFWRPDTPPPTRSGEIGFYGGVARKTG; from the coding sequence GTGAGTCAGGACGGCTTCCGCACCGAGGAGATCGACACCAGCAGGCCGCACCCTGCGCGGATCTACAACTACCTGCTGGGCGGCACGGCCAACTACGAGGTCGACCAACAGGCCGGCGACCGACTCGCCTCCGCGGCACCCGAGGTGCGGATCGGTGTGCGGGCCAACCGCGCCTTCCTGCAACGCGCCGTCCGTTACGTCGTCAGCAGCGGCGTCCGTCAGATCCTCGACGTCGGCACCGGGCTGCCCACCGCCCCGAACGTGCACGAGACCGCCCAGGAGGTGGCCCCGGACGTGCGCGTCGCGTACGTCGACAACGATCCGATCGTGAAGGCACACGGCGACGCGCTGCTCAGCCGCTCCGGCGCGACCAGTATCGTCCTCGCCGACCTGCGCGACCCAGGGGCCATCATCGACCACCCCGACGTCCGCCGAGTCATCGACTTCGACGAGCCGGTTGCCCTGCTCCTCGTCGCCATCCTCCACTTCATCACCGAGGCGGAGAAGCCCGATCAGGCCGTGGCCGCCCTTCGCGACGCGCTGCCGGTCGGCAGCTTCCTCGTGCTCTCGCACGCCACGGGCGACTTCGCCGACCGCAGCGAGGCGCAGGCCGTCTACAACAACGCCACCGCCACGATGAACCTACGGACCCACGCCGAGGTGGAGCGGTTCTTCGACGGCTTCGAACTGGTCGAGCCCGGCCTGGCCCAGGTCCCGTTCTGGCGCCCGGACACCCCGCCGCCGACACGATCCGGCGAGATCGGCTTCTACGGGGGCGTGGCTCGCAAGACCGGCTGA
- a CDS encoding RNA polymerase sigma factor gives MSRFRFPVGRLPDEALLSGLATGDPELAVTFVRRFQHTVFGVAVAVTGDTQLAEDIAQQTFERAWRHAQIYDSRRGSVKTWLTTIAHNLAIDAVRARRPEPVAPEDLDVILGVVSDTPEQHVLADEASSRLRAAVAELPREQGRALVMASIYGMTAQQVADWENIPLGTAKTRIRTAMGKLRTTLASPKRGDHVQ, from the coding sequence ATGTCGAGATTCCGGTTCCCCGTGGGCCGTCTCCCGGACGAAGCTCTGCTGTCCGGGCTGGCCACGGGCGACCCGGAGCTGGCCGTCACCTTCGTACGGAGATTCCAGCACACGGTCTTCGGTGTCGCCGTCGCCGTCACCGGGGACACACAACTCGCCGAGGACATCGCCCAGCAGACCTTCGAACGTGCCTGGCGACATGCCCAGATCTACGACTCGCGGCGCGGCTCGGTGAAGACCTGGCTGACGACCATCGCACACAACCTCGCCATCGACGCCGTCCGCGCGCGGCGGCCGGAACCGGTGGCGCCGGAGGACCTGGACGTGATCCTGGGAGTCGTCAGTGACACCCCCGAACAGCACGTCCTGGCCGATGAGGCGTCCTCCCGGCTGCGGGCGGCGGTGGCGGAACTGCCCCGGGAACAGGGCCGCGCGCTGGTGATGGCGAGTATCTACGGCATGACGGCCCAGCAGGTTGCCGACTGGGAGAACATCCCCCTGGGCACCGCGAAGACGCGCATCAGGACCGCGATGGGGAAGCTGCGCACCACGCTCGCGTCCCCGAAGCGAGGCGACCATGTCCAATGA
- a CDS encoding helix-turn-helix transcriptional regulator, with translation MQKTSARLLSLLSLLQARRDWPGALLADRLDVSPRTVRRDVDRLRELGYPIVATKGPDGGYRLDAGTQLPPLLFDDDQAVALAVALQIATTTGAGIEEAAARALNTVRQVMPARLRRRVETLQVTAVERPVARPHPQVDSSVLMTLGDAVHAREVLRFDYTPASPAGTGDGDSAEAPPRRVQPHHLVTWGGRWYLVAWDLDRDDWRTFRADRISPRTPTGPRFTPRELPGGNVAAFVTSRFQGSDGSGGSDGWPCRGEVILDLPAAVVLRHTREGIVEELGPDRCRLVLGSWSWPGLAATLGRFDADIEVVGPTELKDAFAHLARRYANAATDGLTQEAQ, from the coding sequence ATGCAGAAGACCTCAGCGCGGCTGCTGTCGCTGCTCTCGCTGCTCCAGGCGCGCCGGGACTGGCCGGGGGCGCTACTGGCCGACCGGTTGGACGTCAGCCCGCGCACCGTGCGACGCGACGTCGACCGCCTGCGCGAGCTCGGCTACCCCATCGTGGCCACCAAGGGCCCCGACGGGGGGTACCGGCTCGACGCGGGCACACAGCTGCCCCCGTTGCTCTTCGACGACGACCAGGCCGTCGCCCTCGCCGTCGCGCTCCAGATCGCCACCACCACCGGTGCCGGCATCGAGGAGGCCGCGGCGCGCGCGCTGAACACCGTCCGACAGGTCATGCCCGCGCGGCTGCGCCGCCGCGTCGAAACCCTCCAGGTCACCGCCGTCGAGCGGCCCGTGGCCCGGCCTCACCCACAGGTCGACAGCAGCGTGCTCATGACGCTCGGCGACGCCGTCCACGCCCGCGAAGTGCTGCGCTTCGACTACACCCCCGCGTCCCCAGCGGGAACCGGCGACGGCGACTCCGCCGAGGCTCCGCCGCGCCGGGTACAGCCCCACCACCTCGTCACCTGGGGCGGACGCTGGTACCTCGTCGCCTGGGACCTCGACCGCGACGACTGGCGCACCTTCCGTGCCGACCGGATCAGCCCGCGCACCCCCACGGGCCCCCGTTTCACTCCGCGCGAACTGCCCGGCGGGAACGTGGCCGCCTTCGTGACCAGCAGGTTCCAGGGCTCGGACGGATCCGGTGGCTCCGACGGCTGGCCCTGCCGAGGTGAGGTGATCCTCGACCTCCCCGCCGCCGTCGTCCTGCGCCACACCCGCGAGGGGATCGTCGAGGAACTCGGCCCGGACCGCTGCCGCCTCGTCCTGGGCTCGTGGTCGTGGCCCGGCCTGGCGGCCACCCTCGGCAGGTTCGACGCCGACATCGAGGTCGTCGGGCCGACCGAACTCAAGGACGCCTTCGCGCACTTGGCTCGCCGCTACGCCAACGCCGCGACCGACGGACTGACACAGGAAGCCCAATAG